CAAGATCGTCTTCTTTCGTGTACACTGCACAGATATGCAAATGCGAAGGATTCCTCAACAATTACATTGCTGAAAGGAGGAAGTCTTGCATTGCTCATATTCTTGGCCTGCGTACGTTGCatcaccttttctcttctttttttgttttaaatagAAAAAGGGGTCTGAAAGTGCATCGTCTTTCttgcaattattttttttatgccGATGAACTGGATATGAGGGAAACAAAAAACAAAGCCCATGCTGTTTATGAGATCATTGGGTTAACACAAGTTGCACAGCAAACCGATGTTGTTGGTGTATCGTAAGAGTTTAATGTTTCGTACGTTCGACTTTTATTGTCTTTAGTTTTCAGCTATCAATTCTGTGACCCACTAAATAATTTCGACAGAATTGATTCCTTGTGTCTGAAGTGTGAGAAAGTACAAAGTGCAAATTTGATTAATAAAGCAGGAGGAATTCAACTTGAAAGCTAAATGGCTCTCATCAGTCTTTATGCTGTACACGAACCGAGAATGCGCACGTTCATGACTCACAAGATCGATTCATGCAAAAGTAAGATTGATTTCGCAACCTGCTTTCACATGTGAAGTTGATTTTGTTTTCTGAAGGAAGGTTGATCAGTTCCTTTTGTTGCAGGAAAGACGTCCCTCCAGCCTGCCAATCAAACTTTattattacttctttttttcaatttatgCTGGAAAAAATGACCATAAAATATGAATAAAATTGCCTTGCCTTTAAATATGAATAAAAAGATagggaaaaaaatttcttcCATTTAAATGATGTGTAATAAGGTACGAACCCTTGTATAATAGTACCATATATAACTCGTCAATGCAGCAATCCTTTGTATCTATACAGCCACATtgcaattatatatatacatatagtaCCAAAGCTGCCGGCACAAATCATCCACAAGAAGGATTTGTTTGGAGGTTCATTGTCATTGAACAAATCAATGTGAATGTTTATAGCCAAAACTGAGTCTACGATCATAAAACAAGTCAATGCTACGGTTGCTGTCATCAGCTTGATCACCATCTCCATCATGTTGTTCAGTTTGTCATCGAGCATAATGTTGATATAGTCTTCAGTATCATCTACATACTCCCTCAGCTATCAATCAAAAAAACAAGTAATCAGAGAATactgaatatatatatatatatatatatatatatatatatatatatatatgcacatacACGAAGATGAAATTCATCAGCAATTTTTGATAGATGGCACATAATTGTAGCACATATACGCCATCGAACAGGGTTCGTTGTTTTACACAAATTTTAGCCTAATCAAACCTCAGTTTTATGTTCGATATATTTAGGAAAACCATTGACGTGGGTATTATTAGTAAAGTATAAGAGCCGAAATAGTTGAAATGACACAAAATTATTAACGACGGAAGTCCTTTTAACATTTGAGCTACGTACAGTGGATAATCCGTTGAGCGTAGCGTCAATACGAACAAAGAATGCTTCCAGAAGCATTTCAAGATCCTTTACACTTTGACGCTTGCTTCTATCACTGCGTTTGCTACTGGCATAGGTTGCTTGGCTTTTTCTGCTAAATACTGAACTAGCAGCGTCAACAAATTCCTGTTCTTGAGCATGATTGGTATGAAGAAGATCAGTACCAAGTCTGGTGGAACCTTCACTGTTTTCTGTCAAGTTGTCAGCTGGCGTCCTGACAACACAAGAATACTGAACAAAGAATTCTAACGATGGAAACGAAATTAATAAGATCCCTTACGGACCCAAATTCAGcagaaaaatttaaaagaactcACTAACAAGGCTTTGAAGGCAAGTAGTCAACTAATTTCTAGCGCTAGCAATTGAAAAGATTCACTTGCCTGTATTCTACGTCTGACAGAATTACTTCGTTATTCTTgtcatctagttgatcttcgtgtGCACTATAATTTTGAAGCTGCTGTTGTAGTTGGTTCTCTGTCAGATACATCTTAGACATGGGGTCATCATCATCTAGCAAACGCTCTAATTCATCCTTCACCTGAAATAATGCTTTAGAATCCCTTCAAATAAATGGAATATAGACAAATAATAACCAGATGATAAGCTTCATGCTAGTATATATTCCAAAGTTCTAGAGCTTAGActagctgaaaaaaaaaatacgatCAGTCAAAGCAAGTTTCAAATTCAAAGCATTACTTGACTCCCAATACTGTAAAAGTAAATGAGGACCACCCAAGGGAGAAGTGGAGAACAAAACCAAGCATCTAGCAGGAGTATCAAATAGAAAGAAGCGATTTAGAGCACTCGACCTTTTGAACACGATTAGTTATCCCGATTAAGCGGCTCTTAAATTGGTGCACACGTTCCATGTTGAGAGTAGAGATGTTCGAAGTTAACTCATCAAGTGCCGGATAAGATTCTTCCTCCAATGTAACTGCCTGGCTTGAAATGAAACATTCAAGGAATTAGTCAAATTAAACTTGACAAGCGAACCAGAAAATGGACATCATCCTCGAAAAATCAAAAGCGAGTAAGTATATGGTTTCTTTGCCTCGTTGTCCAGCCAAGTGCATGCCTCCTCGAGGCAAGCCTCCAAGACAACAAACTCGAGGGGAAGACGCTTCCGATCATCCAAATTTTCTCCTCCAAACTCGGCCCCTACTTCCTCTGGATCGATGCTATCATGGTGGTTCAAGATTTTTTCACAAAGCACTTCTGCAAAGGGCGCGACAGCGGGGTCCTTGGAGTTGAGCAAGAGGACTTCATGAGCCATAATCACAGCCTTGATGTTCTCCACACTGAATATTATGGCTCGTTCACGGCCCGAAATGGTGCATGGATACGAAAGATCAGGGTCCAGAATACGCAGATCTCGGCCGGTGATACCTGTTCGCCGCATAATAGCATGCTTCCCTGCTTCCAATATATGGGACTGACCGGACGAGTTGAATAGAAGCCATGGACGGACCCCCAACGGCTTCTTCTCAAGTGGGGAGCTATTGTCAATATCAGCCATACCATATAGATCTATCAGCACATTAAGTGCTCTGCTGCGTTTGAGTTACTCAATGCTGTTCACATGCATATTGTGAATCATCAAACCACACCGGCAGATGAACCATACAGCAGGCTCTAATTAGCACGTCACACCAGTAGATGACTGATTAACGATACAGCAGGCTGTAATTAACAGTGTTGAAAGCGCAAGAGAAGAGAAAAGGCCAATCCTGTGCAGGTTGGAACCCAGGGGTAGTAGTCTGTGGTCAAATAATATAGAAATGGAATCCCAACTGTAGCTTCTGGAATCATGCTTCCAGCTTCCCTTGATTATGAATAGAATTGATCACGCTCCTCACAAGTCACAATTGAAACCAGTTTGAGTTTAGAATagtcattttatattttttatatcaCATTCTTATTTATTTACACCCTGTCTAGATTCATTTGCCTTCGGAATAAAACGGAGAAGAAGTACTGCTTGATTAATATGCTCCGGCTGCCGGGCCGCATGACTATTACAGGAGTACTAAATTGAGTACTTGGTCAACCTCGCACATGAACTGTTACAATTGACTTTAGGCGCGGTTGAAACCTACGGCCCCATACCCCCGGGCccctttggaatttctttaacaaatttctGCCACATGTCCCTATTTTTAATTCCCATGCTGAGAGGAGCTAGAATCAATGGAGCACACTCCTTTCTTGTGCAAAATGGCACAGGAAGTGTGCAAACATGCCCCAGTCAAATGCGTTGGATTAGAAGAAGCTGGGAGTAATTTATGGGGATGGTAGGACAAGCTAAGAGGGGCTCTGAAGAGGAAGGATGGAAGCAGGCATATTGAACTTGCGGCAAACATCTTATCGCAGATATGGGAGGCGAGAAACAGAAGACATTTTTGAAAAGCACAACAATAACCCAATGAACACTGACAGCAGATATTGACAGAATGGAGAGAGTATGAAAAGACCCTATTGAAGTCAAACTGTGTGATCTCCGCAGAGACACATGAAGAAGGCTATCAGCATTGGCAACCTCCTCAACAAGGCTTCTTgaaaatcatcatatatagctaCCAAGAACAATCTGCCTTTTGGACAGACTGGAATTGTAGCAGTGGGTAAGAATTGGAAGGGTGAAACCAAGTGGCTTGGGCAATGACTAAACATAGAATTAGGAACGAAAGAGTTAGCTACTGCTACAGCTATCAAGTTAACTATGGTTAAAGCTGCTGAAGAAGGATATCAGAATATCATCCTTGAGTCAGATTGTAAAGCAGTAATGAACAAGTTATCTATCAAAAATTGCAGGGATGCAGCAGGTGAAACAGTGATGGAGAATAGCTTGGCACTAAGTCCTCAATTTCTGCAATGTAAGTATTCTTATGTAAGTAAAAATATTAATGCTGCAagtcttcttctttttgttttcaacaAACGGCATGCTACAAGTCTTCTAGTTGCTAATTTTGCAGCACAACTTGGAAAAGATATCAGGTGGAAGAGTTTTGCTAATTTTGCAACACAGGTTGGAAAAGATATCAGACGgaagaatttctttcctttgtggATATCTTAATTAGATGACCAACGGTTTTGTGTAAgggcagttgccacttgatccaAGAACCGTTGGTCTAAATAACCAAATCTTTTATTAATTATACTGTGATCCTTACTACCTTGGCATTAATATATCAATAACTAAAATATGTCTacataaatcaaaattttattttattttcaaaggaAGGACTCCATTGGAATTGACCGACTATTAGTGGtcaacaataaaaattatctccAAGATTTATTTACTTCGACTTCAAAGGAAGGACTCCATTGATATTTTCATAATTAAGAAAAAAGTACAATCATGATCATAAGAAATCACATATTATAACAAAGGGAAATAGGAGGATTGCGGTCTGTAACTTGATTTTAACTTACGGACAGATCCTGACCGTTGGATCATTGTGGCATTTTGATGGGAAAGGACAACCTATTTGTCCGGTAAATAtactaaaagaaaagagaaattttaaggacttctctttttcttttttttttggttctttccACCATCTTCATTTCCTTATTGCCTAACAGCATCCACCATTTATAGTCTTTTTATGGCTAATGTGACTAGTCAATTGcctccaatcaaaacatttcttcctatttccttcttttcaacagaaacaaacaaaaatgtgtacatgtgtgtgtgtgtggatgTATGCAACCAAAAGGGCAAAAGAAACAAATACAGTTCCAATTGAAGTGAAAGTATGGCTTCGAAATTATGCTGTGAAGTGTCAAGTGCAAAAAGTCTCTGTTGGGAGGAACAACGGGAAAATaatgcaaccaagaaaaaaacAATTGATTGAAAAAGCAAATctataagagagagagaggcaatAGATGGCTCGGGGGTAAGGAATGAGAGAGATGGGGAGGAAGAGTAGGAGTGACTAGTTTGAATCATGATTATAGACCATTCAAGCCGGCCTCAAGGGATTGAGAACTTGATATAACGTAAAATTATTAGGGGAGTTGAGTGATattatcaaaaaattttagaaaagatttctagaatttttcttttcacttatGACACAGTTGACTAATATGATTTTTGCGGAATCTGAATTATTGCAAATCTTTTAAAAGTTAGAGGTACTGTAGAAATCATAGAGAGAAAGAAAATGCCAGAAAGAAACGTACaacaaatttttcttaatttgtgAGTAACCCTGAAAACAATGCAACGATTTGTAATTTGTTACTTGAAATAGACTAATGCGGATAGGATATCATCTTTGTACAAGTGACTTATTGTTATTTGCAGTGTACAGTGGACACATTTGTGGAGAAATTATCATGCTGAATATACTTCCGGAAAAAGCTGAAAGGACTTTCTTGATATTAagccaagagaggaaaaggGATAAGGCGTAGATGCAATGTTGTTGAATCAATTGAAGAAAAGCTAGGATGAGAAAttctatttttcttaaattaaagCACAAATTTATTTCATCctaaatgttataactaaagTTTGCTTCCTTACACCTAAACTGAAAGAGAACATGCAGTACAAAAGAAAAGCTTAATTAAAGTACTTTAAGCTTGCTCTTATAATGTGATAtgaagaaaatacaaaagaaatttcttttatttctccGCTTCTCTCTCCCCTCCTACTCTATCTTTTGGCCCcttgtcttcttcttctttttagaCCACTTCCTACTCTTATGTTCTTGTACCATGCACATGTATAGCACAGACATCTAGTGTTATAAACTTCTTCTACATGCATGAAATGAAATTGAAGTACTAATCTTTTGTTAAAAAATCAGTAGTTAATTAATTCTTCGACAAGTGGTGTAAACCGTTTAACAAACAATCTATCAGTGACTAAAGTCTATATTAGAAATTTAGAACtttaaaaagaatgaaaaataaaaagtccATGTTAGAGCTTATTCTCATACCATTATCTAGAAGAAAATTCGTTAATTACTTGCGTGGATTGCGATATTTTATGAGGCCATAACTCTAGCTGACTGTATCATCTAACCTCAACATGATCTGTAATATCTTCTAAAACATGATTAGTACTTACATTAATTATTGGATACACATGTGCAACTGTGATAAAGTGGAAGTATAAACTATGAAGCAGAAGATTCATTTTGTATATTGTAAACCGACATCAAAACCTTTTATGAACAAATATCTTTGATTAGAAAAGATTTAGCCCAAGAAACCTTCTAGCGAACTACTGCATTTCTGCTTGTAACAGCATAGCTTTTGCATCTCGGGTATGCATAAATGGGGGAATCTGCTTCCTTGAAATCACAGGGCATGTCCTCATCGATCCTTCCAATCCTTCCAATCCCAACACTGTAACTCCTCTTCTCCGCTGCTTTAGCGGGCAGCTTCACGCTTGTAATTGGCCTTTGCAACTGAGGATCGATGGTCTTGATCCCAGCATTGGCCTCACTCAGCTTTGTGGATACGGCGCGAATGAGTTCCCTGAGTTCATCTTCCTGCTTGCTATCCTTGGACGAGTTAACGCTGAAGTTTCGTGGTAGCTGTTGAGACACTTGAGGAGCAATACCGCAGTTAACCACCGTGTTATCACCAATTCTTGCAGCACAATCGAACATGCTGTTCATGTAGAATTCTGTTATTTTCTTCAGGACTCTGGCAGGTGCTTTTAGGATAACCATCAGCGTGCTTTGCTTCTTTGCTTTTGTCGTCGTCTTCATTCTATGAGTTGTTGATTAAGAGGAGCTAACTGAAAATTGGCAAGTATTGATGATGAAGTTAAAATGTTGAGTGAGGTGGGAAGGGCGGCAAAATATTGAAGGGGTATATAACAGATGCAGATTGCTTCGAGTGTTGATTTCATTTTGTAACTTGTACTGCCTTTATGTTTGTAGCGTTATTGACTCTTTCTAGTGTAGAACAGATCCAAGGTCAAATATATGGCTGTCCATGCTCCATACGCATAATTAACTTGAGGAGAATTGCAATTTTGGGCCTCTatatagtggataatcacaatTGGACCTTTTCAAACTTTAACTTTGATATATTCAGACCAGACGTTAATTAGTCTGCCAAGTTTAGGAtatgagattatttgaaatattatttggaataattactgtagcactttttgtgatgtgatgtatgtgagataaaaagataattgaaaagataaaaatgtgtGTTGGAAATTATATTTGTAATGTAAGCAAATAATTTTTAGCCATTATTTGGCTATCCAAACACATTACATATGGTTCCTCGTGTTCAGATGATTCTTAaagttgggggggggggggggtcatGAATTTCTTCTTGAATCGAAGTAtagaattttgaaaattttaaaaagccTAAACTTGTCCACACCAGAAATTCGAGGAGGCCATCTAAAAGAAATTTAGAAGTCCGGGGATTGTGGCTTATATATGTTGAAATAGAAATTTGAAGAATAAATTTGGCCGTGTATCTTCTGTTTCACTCCCGGTGTCCCATTTTTTAGTATTGTTTTTCCTTGATAAATATcttattttagttcttttttgttttcttaaaatctaataactattaattgattaaaaaataaatacaacaatcTCAAAAagtaatatattataaaaattataaaatacaatagaaaattcattaaaaaaatctcatttttatgcattttgattttttgaatttattaaattttgtgagttgatagttattgaattttaagaaaataaagaagaactaaaatttgatgtttataaagcataaatagcaatataataaaaagtgggacagagagtgaCACAGAAAATGAGACAGAAGATCCTTCGTG
This portion of the Coffea arabica cultivar ET-39 chromosome 2e, Coffea Arabica ET-39 HiFi, whole genome shotgun sequence genome encodes:
- the LOC113728687 gene encoding magnesium transporter MRS2-3-like produces the protein MADIDNSSPLEKKPLGVRPWLLFNSSGQSHILEAGKHAIMRRTGITGRDLRILDPDLSYPCTISGRERAIIFSVENIKAVIMAHEVLLLNSKDPAVAPFAEVLCEKILNHHDSIDPEEVGAEFGGENLDDRKRLPLEFVVLEACLEEACTWLDNEAVTLEEESYPALDELTSNISTLNMERVHQFKSRLIGITNRVQKVKDELERLLDDDDPMSKMYLTENQLQQQLQNYSAHEDQLDDKNNEVILSDVEYRTPADNLTENSEGSTRLGTDLLHTNHAQEQEFVDAASSVFSRKSQATYASSKRSDRSKRQSVKDLEMLLEAFFVRIDATLNGLSTLREYVDDTEDYINIMLDDKLNNMMEMVIKLMTATVALTCFMIVDSVLAINIHIDLFNDNEPPNKSFLWMICAGSFGTICIYIIAMWLYRYKGLLH
- the LOC113729773 gene encoding uncharacterized protein; the protein is MKTTTKAKKQSTLMVILKAPARVLKKITEFYMNSMFDCAARIGDNTVVNCGIAPQVSQQLPRNFSVNSSKDSKQEDELRELIRAVSTKLSEANAGIKTIDPQLQRPITSVKLPAKAAEKRSYSVGIGRIGRIDEDMPCDFKEADSPIYAYPRCKSYAVTSRNAVVR